CAGCGCGCCGCTCTGCGGCTCGAAGCTCAGGCCGTTCGGGTTACGCAGGCCGCTCGCAAAGATCCGCCGGCGGCCGCTGGCGCGATCGACCTCGAGGATATCGGCACGATTGTGTTCGGCCTCCATCCCGTTCTCGGTGATGTTGCTGTTGGAGCCGACGCCGACATAGAGCTTTGAACCATCCGGGCTTGCGACGAGGCTCTTGGTCCAGTGGTGGTCGATCGGTCCGCCCGGCAGCGGCGTCAGCACCGTGCCCGGCGCGGTGATTTTGGTGTCGCCCTCGCTGTAGGGATATTTCACAATCGCATCGGTGTTGGCGACATAGAAATCGTTGCCGACGAGCGCTACGCCGAATGGCGAGTTGAGATGATCGAGGAAGACGCTTTGGGTGTCCGGCACCCCGTCGCCGTTGGTATCGCGCAACAGCGTGATGCGGTTGCTCTCGCCGGTGTCGCCGCCGGAGGTCGCCCAGGACTCGATGTAGCCCATCACGATCTCCTTGGGCCGCTTGATCGCGGCGGCCTTCGGCGCCTTGGACTCCACCACCAGCACGTCGCCATTGGGCAACACGTAGAGAAAACGCGGATGCTGCAAGCCGGTCGCGAAGGCTTTGGCCTGCAAACCCTGCGCAACCGTCGGCGTCTCGTCCTTTTTCCAGCCGACGATGCGGGCGATGTGCATCGGCGGCAGCAGATATTGCTGGATGTCGGGCAGCGCCGGGTTGGCGCCGATCTGCGCCTTGGGATCCCCGCTGCCGTCATTGCAGCCGGCGAGAAGGCCGAGGAGCAAAGCACATAACAGGGTGCGCGCAAGGAGGGATGTCATCGCGCAACTCCCACCCCGTGACGGTACACCAAGGCCCAGCCGAGCCAGCCGGTCACGGGCAGGATCAGCACGGTGAGCACCGAAAGAACGAGCCCCCACGGCCACACCGAGGTCCAGGCATCACGCGTGTGAACGAGCGCGTTGACGATCGCGAGGATCATCGCCACGACGTTGCCGATCAGATGCGGCCAGGCCGGCGCCTGCGCGCGCACCAGCCTGTTTCCGAGGAAATCCGTCAGGCCGGCGATCGCCGCCAACACGCCAAAGACGACGCCGACGACCAGAAGCCAGGCCGAGAAATCAGCCCACATGATCTCGGCGGAGACGAGATAGGTGATGTCGGTCACCAGCGCGCCGATGAAGCACGCGATCGGGATCGGTACCAGCATCG
This DNA window, taken from Bradyrhizobium manausense, encodes the following:
- a CDS encoding PQQ-dependent sugar dehydrogenase — encoded protein: MTSLLARTLLCALLLGLLAGCNDGSGDPKAQIGANPALPDIQQYLLPPMHIARIVGWKKDETPTVAQGLQAKAFATGLQHPRFLYVLPNGDVLVVESKAPKAAAIKRPKEIVMGYIESWATSGGDTGESNRITLLRDTNGDGVPDTQSVFLDHLNSPFGVALVGNDFYVANTDAIVKYPYSEGDTKITAPGTVLTPLPGGPIDHHWTKSLVASPDGSKLYVGVGSNSNITENGMEAEHNRADILEVDRASGRRRIFASGLRNPNGLSFEPQSGALWTEVNERDELGPDLVPDYMTSVKDGAFYGWPYSYYGQHVDPRVKPQRPDLVEKAIVPDYALSSHVAPLGLAFSTGSSLPDAYRGGAFVGEHGSWNRQVLNGYKVVYVPFKDGKPSGPAQDVVTGFLNNDNQARGRPVGVAIDKSGALLVADDSGNTVWRVTAAHPQVTQR
- a CDS encoding DUF2231 domain-containing protein encodes the protein MQDIVRVRSTAQIAGHPIHPMLVPIPIACFIGALVTDITYLVSAEIMWADFSAWLLVVGVVFGVLAAIAGLTDFLGNRLVRAQAPAWPHLIGNVVAMILAIVNALVHTRDAWTSVWPWGLVLSVLTVLILPVTGWLGWALVYRHGVGVAR